Part of the Marinobacterium rhizophilum genome is shown below.
TGCTGCTGGAAGAAGGCCACTGCCTGCGTGGGCACGCCCTCGCCGCCTGCCACCTCAGCAGTGCGACCCTGTCCGTGCCCTTTCAGGCCACCAGCCTGAACACCCTGGTACAAATGGTGGCAAACGGCATCGGTATCACCCTGCTGCCGCGCATGGCACTGCAAACGCCGATTCTCGCCGGCACCAGCGTGCTCACACGCGAATTTGCCGAACCGGACGTACAGCGCGCTATCGGCCTGATGTGGCGCCGCCAGGCCGCCCGCACCGACGAGTTCCGCCTGCTGGGTGAATTTATTCAGCAACACGCAGTCCCTGCTATCAGGACCGCCGCGCCCTGAGCACCGCCCCTTCTGGAGATTTCATGCGCCCTGCCCTCTGGCTACTGACCCCCCTGCTGCTGCTTGCTCTGCTGTACGCCCTGCTGCCGATGCTCGCCAGCTACAGCATCGAACACTGGCTGCAGGCACGCGGTATCGCGCAGCCTCGCATCGAACTGGATTATCCGCAGTGGAACCAGCTGCAGATTCGCAGCTTCAGCCTGACTCAGCAGCGCAGCGGCCAGCGTATCGACCTGAGTACCGGCCCCATCCTTATCGAGTACGACCCGCTGGACCTGATCGGGCGGCTGCACTTCAACAGCCTGCGCATCACCAGCCTCAAGCTGCAGGTTCAAACCCGGGCTTCAGAGCATTCGGCAATCTCCGCGCTGGACCTGCGCCCGCTGCTGCCCGCCGCCTGGCTGGCACTGGCACCGGCTAGCCGACTGCAGGTCGGTGAGCTGGAATTGCGACTCGCCGCCGCCGGCCAGCCCGAGCGCAGCCTGCAGGGCAACATCAACCTGGAGGATGGCCACCTGCACAGCCGCCTGCAGCTGCGACAGGACGATAGCGCCCTCGGCTGGATTGACCTGCAACTGGACAGCGACAATCGCTTTGAACTGCGCCTGCAACAGGGGGCGCATCCGCTATACCAGGCCCGTGGCGAGCTGCGACCGGGCACCGATCTGCTGGAAATCCGGCTGCAGCACGCCCTCGAGCTGACCGAGGCATGGCACTGGCAACTACAGCTCCCCACCCCCTTGATACCTGGCGAACCGGCCGCACTGCAGGGCCGGGTGGATGCCCAGGGGGTCATTCGCCTGCCGCTGGATCTGGATGTCCACGCCTGGCCACAGGCTTTAAGCATTGAACAAACCCTGAGCGGCCCGCTGCAGCTTGCGCTGAACCGGGAAGAACTGCAGCGGGTGCAGCTGCCGCTTGATGCCCGCCTGCAGCTGCGTGCAGGCGAACTGCACCTGAGCCTGCCGGCGGGCAGCCGGGCCGAACTGCAGGGCCTGACCCTGCCGGGCTTTGCCACCACCCAGGCGAGCGTCGAATTGCGCAGTGCACTGGATTACCGCACCCGCCTGGCCGCTTTCGAGGCAGGCGTACTGCAACTGCCGCCCATTGAGCTGCTGCTCAAGAGTCCGCCGCTGCAACATGCCAGCGGTAGCCTCGCCCTCGATCCGATCAGCCTCGATATCGACGACCTGAACCCTCGACAGGGCAGTGCCACCGGTCGCGTGCGGATGCCGTCACTGCGCTGGCAGAGCCCCGGCCAGACGCTCCCGGACGCCGCGCTGGACACCCGCTTTGAACTGAAGGACGGTGGGCTCAACCAGCGCTTTACGCTGAGCCTGCATGATCCCGCACTCAAGCTCAGTGGCCGCGCCAATACCCGGCTATCCCCCCTGGTCAGCGATATTCACTGGCAGGCCAGCCCGCTGGCGCTGCATCAGGCCGAGCGGTTATGGAATCGCTATTACCCGCCGGCACCGCCGGAACTGGGCATCGACGCGGGTACACTGCACCATAACGGCAGTGCCAATATCAGCACCCAGGGCATTGCGTTGCGCCTGGAACTGCATGCCGAGCAGCTCGCCGGGCGCTGGGGCGCTGTCGAACTTGCAGGACTCGACTGGCGCTCCAGCACGCTGCGGCGCCATGGTGGCCGAGTGCTGCACCAGGGCCAGCTGCGGCTTGATCAACTCGATGCGGGCTTCCCGGTGCACCAGGTCGCACTGGACTACGGCTATGAACAACGGTTGCCACAACCCGCACAGCTGCAGCTCAACAGCCTGAGCGCACAACTGCTGGGCGGCAGCCTGGCGGTTGATTCAGTTACGATAAATCCCCAGTCCCCCACACTGGACACACAGCTGAGACTGCAGGGCCTGCAGCTGCAAAGGGTACTCGAACTGCAGCAGCAAAAAGGCCTCAGCGGCGAAGGACTGCTCTCCGGGATACTGCCCCTGAGCTTCGATGCCAGCGGCTTTCGGGTTCGCGACGGCCGTATCGCCAGCCAGGGTCCGGGGTGGATACGCTTTGCACCCGATGCCCGGGTGGCCGCCCTCGGCCAGGCCCACCAGGGCATGGCCATGGCACTTCAGGCGCTGAAAAACTTTGAGTACGAGGTGCTGTCGGTCGATCTGCAGTACGATGCCGACGGCGCAACCCTGATGAACACACGGCTGCAGGGCAGAAATCCGGACTGGAACAACGGCAGGCCCGTGGATTTCAGCATCAATATCGAGCAAAACCTGCTGACGTTGCTGAAGACGCTGCAATTTACCGACAAATTGACGGAGTCGATCGAGAAGCGTTACCGTTGATCACTGACTCGCGGCAAGCATCTGCGGGCCCTGGAGGACACCATGTACCCATATCGACAATTACTGCCCAGGGCATCGCTGCTCACAGCCGGCCTGCTGGTTGCAGCCTGCACACCGACTGTACAGGTCGCCATGCCCAATGAGCCGATCACCATCAATCTCAACGTCAAGATCGAACACGAGATCCTGGTCAAGGTTGATAAAGAGATCGATTCCCTGCTCCAGGAAAACAGCAACCTTTTCTAAGGACATTGCCATGAGAAACCGACTTGCATCCCTGTTGTCACTGTCCGCACTCGTGCTCAGCCTGCTGGCCGCACCTGCCTGGGCTCTGTCGCTGGACGACGCCAAGAGCCAGGGTCTGGTGGGCGAGCGCAGCAATGGTTACCTGGGTATTGTGGTCAGCAACCCGTCCGGCGACGTCAAGGCACTGGTGGCCGACATCAACAGCAAACGCAAGCAGGCCTACCAGGATAGCGCCAGCAGCGCAGGCGTTGAGCTGCAGATCATTGAGCTGAGAATCGGTCAGCGCCTGCAGCAAAAGACCGGCAGCGGGCAGTACATTCAAACCGAAGGTGGCACCTGGCAGCGCAAGTGAACCGCCCTGCCGTCACACTGGAACCCAAGGACTGCGCGTGATTCCCAAGGCTGACACATCCGGCATGTCATATCGTCTGAGCAACTTTATCGGTTTAAGCATCTGCGCCGGCGCGCTGGGGTTTGCCCTGATCTACCTGCAACAGCAACTGGGGCTGGAGTCCTGTGCGCTATGCACCCTGACCCGCTTTATTTTCCTCTGCCTGGCACTGCTGTTCGCCATTGGCTGGGTACTCAACCCCAGGCCCTGGCTGCAGCGTCTGCTCTCGGGGCTCAACCTGTTGCTACTGCTCGCCGGCCTCGCCACCAGCCTGAAACATACCTGGCTCAACCTGACGGCCAGCCCTGAATGCGTGCCCGAGACACCACCGCAAGTGCTGTCGCCAATGCAATCCATCACCGAGGCACTGCGTGGCGGCGAGGCTTGCGCCAGCGGCACCGAATGGGGGCTGTTCGGGCTGCAGGTGCCACACCTTACATTGCTGCTCTTTATCGTCCTGCTGGTGCTGGTATGGCAGCAGCTGCGTAAAAAAAGCCGCCGCAGCTATTTTAACTGAGCTGACCCCATGCGAATAAACACCCTGTTACTGGCCGCTGCTTTGCCGCTGCTGCCAGTCTCGGTGCAGGCCGACGCCGATGCGCCCTGGACCTACAATTTCTATCTGGAGAACGATCTGTTCACCCAGACTGACCAGAACTACACCAACGGTATCCGGTTTTCCGCAGTGTCCCCGGATATCGACAATTTTTTGTACGACCCCCGCCTGCCCGACTGGGTACTGACGGTCAACGACTGGTTCGAGCCCTTCTACCCGGTACCGGAATCGCGCATCGACTCGGTACGGCGCAATATTGTGCTGACCCTGGGACAGCAGATTTTCACACCCCAGGATATCGACCGCACCACCGTTGACCTCAACGACCGACCCTATGCCGCCTGGCTCTACGGCGGCGTGGGCTACCACGCCAAAACCCGCAACAAGCTGAATTCGGTGGAGCTGAACCTGGGCTTCGTCGGCCCCGTGGCACTGGGCCAGCAAGCCCAGGACCTGGTCCATGAAGTGCGCGGCTTTAAAAAATTCCAGGGCTGGGATAACCAGATCAAGAATGAGCCCGGTCTGCAGCTGGTGTATGAGCACAAGCGGCGCAGCCAGACCGAGAGCCGCCCGTCGGGGCTGGGCGCCGACCTTATCTGGCACGCCGGTGCCAGCCTTGGCAACATCGCCACCTATACCAACCTTGGCGCCGAACTGCGCTTTGGCTGGCACCTGCCCGATGACTTTGGCACCTCGGCGCTGCGCCCCGGCGGCGACAACAGCGCTCCGGGTCGCCGAGACCCGCGCTACTATGGCAGCTGGGGCCTGCACGGCTTTATTTCCGTGGATGGCCGCTGGGTACTGCAGGATATATTTCTGGACGGCAACAGCTGGCGCAACAGCCATTCGGTCAGCAAGGAGCCTCTGGTGGGGGAAGCCGCGATCGGTGTCTCGGCCATTTTCGAGCGCTGGAAGCTGTCATTCGCCCGGGTACACCGCAGCCGCGAGTTCGACGGTCAGGCCAGCGGGCACAGTTACGGATCGCTGTCGGCGTCCTATAACTACTGATACAGGCGCTGTGGCTCCCCCGAACAACGTCCTGCAAAAACAGGGAACAAGACACATGAATATTCTGTTCTACGGCCAGGGACTTGCCAGCGACGACTGGCTCGACGCCATCCGCACGGCCCTGCCCCAGTGTGATGTACGCCTCTGGTCGACCCGGCTGGAGACTGGCTGGCAGGCCGACTACGCACTGCTGTGGCACCCACCGGTTGAGCTCTTTGCCCAACAGAAAAATCTAAAAGCCATATTCAACCTCGGCGCCGGCGTGGACGCTCTGCTGCGCCTGCCTGGTCGGCCCGACGACGTCCCCGTTATCAAGTTGCGCAATGCCGGCATGGACCCCTGGATGTTCGACTATATCCACTACGGGGTGCTTCATTTTGGCCGCAATTTTGACCACTACCGCCGCCAGCAACAGCAGCAGCTCTGGCAGCCGCACCCGAGTCCGGCACCCAACACCCGCTGCATTGGCATACTCGGACTCGGCGCCCTGGGCCAAACCATCGCGCAGCGCTTCAGCCTGCTGGGTTACCGGGTTCAGGGCTGGAGCCGCGGCCCCAAAAGCATTGAGGGTATTGATACCTACTCCGGACTGGAACACCTCGACGGTTTCCTGGGGCGCTGCGATGTGCTGGTCAACCTGCTGCCGGCCACCGCGCAAACCGACAACCTGCTCGATGCCGAGCGCCTGGCCCGGCTGCGCCACGGCGCCGTGCTGATCAACGCCGGGCGTGGCACGACACTGGATCTCGACGCACTGAACGCCGCCCTGGCATCCGGCCAGCTGCGGGGCGCCCTGCTGGATGTGTTTCCTGCCGAGCCGCTGCCGGCCGACCACCCGCTCTGGAGCAGGCCTGATGTTATCATCACGCCCCATATTGCCGCGCCAACGCTGATCGATGAGGCGCTGGAACAGATCACCGCGGATATCGCGTCGCTGGAACAGGGACTGTACGTCCCCCGCGTCGACAGTACACTGGGCTATTGAGGCAGTCTGAGCCCGGGCCTCCGCTAGCGCGCCCTATTGCATCGCAGTGCCGGCCCGGGCACTGCGGGCGACGGCTTTAAAATTCTCCTTCATCTCATACATTCTACTGTCAGCCAGCGCCATCAGCGCATCCAGAGTATCCGCCTCGCTGGCAAACAGCGCCCAACCCATGCTGGCACCCACCACAATGTTCTCTCCCTTGTAGAGCACCGGCACCCGCATCACGGCCGACAGCTTTTGCAGTACGGCATCCACATGCGGTACCGACTCGATGCCTGGCAACAGCAGCACAAACTCATCACCGCCGGTACGGGCAACCGTATCCACGACACGCAAGGCCCGGCGCAGGCGAACGGCAACTTCCTGCAGCACCTGATCGCCCGCATGATGCCCATAGCGATCGTTGACCGGCTTAAAGCCATTGAGGTCGACATAACAGAGGGCAAAACCGCTGTTATTGCGCCGGCTCTGGGCGATCAGCTGACCGGCGCGCTCCAGCAGCATACGCCGATTGGGCAACCCGGTAAGCGCATCGATGGTGGCCTGGTGACGGGCGCGGCAGAACACCTGGATCAACTGCAGCAACAGCACCACGATGGCCAGCAGCAACGCATAGAGCAGCCCCCTGGTGCGCATGCCGGCTTGGCCCTGCAGGCGCGGATCAGGCACGACCCCGATTTCCCACTGACCGTGACGAAAGTTGACGGGCAGCGTCAGCACATCCGCACTTTCGAACACGCCGGCCGGGCCGAAAAACTGCATACCCCGAGCCCCCAGGCCATCGGTTCCGCGCAACGCGATACCCCGGGGGTTATCATTCAGGCCAGCGGCCGCCAGCAGCGAATCCATATCAATGACGATGGACACCAGCCCCCAGTAACGGCTGTCCTTGCCCACATCGACAAAGACCGGGCTGCGCGCAATCAGGCCGCTTCCGCCCTGCACCAGCTGCAGCGGCCCGCTCACCAGCATATCGCCGTGCTCGATCGCCCGCGCAATGGCAGGCCACTGCTGCGAGTCCTGCGTATAATCCAGCCCCAGTGCGGCTTCATTGCCCGCAAGCGGATACACAAAGCGAATACGGTTGTTCGGGGCCAGACCGATGTTGCGGACGTGATCACTGCCACGCAGGATATAGGGCACCACCACGGCAAACTCCGCCGGTGTCGCCTGCGGGCGCGCCACTATATAGGCCGTCAAGCCGCGGGTGAGATAGAGTACCGAATTGATTTCACTTTCGAGCCAGACGCGCAGCTCCGACAGTTCGACCTGGGTTTCCAGCTGCACCGACTCGCGGTCCCGCTGGTTGGCCAACCCCGCCACAAACTCGGTGCCCAGTATGCCGCACAGCGCCACAACCAACACTCCTGCATACGGCCACAGCATCCCGCCAAACGCGTCTCTCGCCCTGCGAATAAACATGCGTACCGACGCCCTCCGTCAGAAAGCTCTGCCCTCCACGACCCGGGGGACAATTCGAACGCCCAGAACACCGAAGACAAGGACGCTTATGCAAGCAGTATACCCAGACCGAATCGGAAAAGTATTCGGAAAATTCAGAAACTAAAGTATACCCAGTATAGCCCGCCTTTCGGCATCGCTCACCGGCTGTACCGAGAGGCGCCCCTGGCGCAGCAATGTCATGCCAGCCAGTTCCGGCATGGCTTTGAGCTGACGCAGGGGTATGACATCACTGAAACGCTGACGCAGCCGTACATCCACACAGAACCAGCGCGGCGACCCCACAACCGCTTTGGCATCGAACAGGGCATGGGAGGGGTCAAACTGGCTGGGGTCCGGGTAGGCGGCACGCACCACCTCTGCCAAACCCGCTATGCCCACCGCCTTGCAGCTGCTGTGGTAAATAAACACCTGATCACCAACCTTCACGTCATCGCGTAAAAAATTGCGCGCCTGGTAGTTGCGGATTTCATCCCACCGCGCCGTCTGGTCCGCCGCCCGGGCCAGATCCTCGATGCCGAACAGGTCCGGTTCGGTCTTGAACAACCAGCATTGCATCACGCTTACCTCCTGCCGTTGGATCAGGCGCCAGTATATCCCAGTGCCTAACCGCCAACCGAGAAGCAGCACTCCCTGGCCCGAAGTATTCAGGTTGCAGCCACCCCAGGCAGCAGGTTCACGACCGGTTCAGATGAAACCGGCAAAATCGGGCAGGCTGCGCATTCAACTGATCAGGGAGAGACCTATGAACACCGCACCGCGAAGCAGCGCTCTGCTGCTCGGAATCTGTATCCTGCTGGGCCTTGCAAGCCTGGGGTACCTGCTTGGCGAGGCCGCACTGCGCGTCAAGGAAACCGAGCGCAGAGTCACGGTAAAAGGCCTGTCGGAGCGGGAGTACCCGGCCGATGTCGTGCTCTGGCCGATCCAGTTCAGCGTCGTGGACAACGATCTGAGCGC
Proteins encoded:
- a CDS encoding YnbE family lipoprotein, with translation MYPYRQLLPRASLLTAGLLVAACTPTVQVAMPNEPITINLNVKIEHEILVKVDKEIDSLLQENSNLF
- a CDS encoding 2-hydroxyacid dehydrogenase codes for the protein MNILFYGQGLASDDWLDAIRTALPQCDVRLWSTRLETGWQADYALLWHPPVELFAQQKNLKAIFNLGAGVDALLRLPGRPDDVPVIKLRNAGMDPWMFDYIHYGVLHFGRNFDHYRRQQQQQLWQPHPSPAPNTRCIGILGLGALGQTIAQRFSLLGYRVQGWSRGPKSIEGIDTYSGLEHLDGFLGRCDVLVNLLPATAQTDNLLDAERLARLRHGAVLINAGRGTTLDLDALNAALASGQLRGALLDVFPAEPLPADHPLWSRPDVIITPHIAAPTLIDEALEQITADIASLEQGLYVPRVDSTLGY
- a CDS encoding diguanylate cyclase domain-containing protein, producing MALCGILGTEFVAGLANQRDRESVQLETQVELSELRVWLESEINSVLYLTRGLTAYIVARPQATPAEFAVVVPYILRGSDHVRNIGLAPNNRIRFVYPLAGNEAALGLDYTQDSQQWPAIARAIEHGDMLVSGPLQLVQGGSGLIARSPVFVDVGKDSRYWGLVSIVIDMDSLLAAAGLNDNPRGIALRGTDGLGARGMQFFGPAGVFESADVLTLPVNFRHGQWEIGVVPDPRLQGQAGMRTRGLLYALLLAIVVLLLQLIQVFCRARHQATIDALTGLPNRRMLLERAGQLIAQSRRNNSGFALCYVDLNGFKPVNDRYGHHAGDQVLQEVAVRLRRALRVVDTVARTGGDEFVLLLPGIESVPHVDAVLQKLSAVMRVPVLYKGENIVVGASMGWALFASEADTLDALMALADSRMYEMKENFKAVARSARAGTAMQ
- a CDS encoding lipid A deacylase LpxR family protein; the protein is MRINTLLLAAALPLLPVSVQADADAPWTYNFYLENDLFTQTDQNYTNGIRFSAVSPDIDNFLYDPRLPDWVLTVNDWFEPFYPVPESRIDSVRRNIVLTLGQQIFTPQDIDRTTVDLNDRPYAAWLYGGVGYHAKTRNKLNSVELNLGFVGPVALGQQAQDLVHEVRGFKKFQGWDNQIKNEPGLQLVYEHKRRSQTESRPSGLGADLIWHAGASLGNIATYTNLGAELRFGWHLPDDFGTSALRPGGDNSAPGRRDPRYYGSWGLHGFISVDGRWVLQDIFLDGNSWRNSHSVSKEPLVGEAAIGVSAIFERWKLSFARVHRSREFDGQASGHSYGSLSASYNY
- a CDS encoding disulfide bond formation protein B, producing the protein MSYRLSNFIGLSICAGALGFALIYLQQQLGLESCALCTLTRFIFLCLALLFAIGWVLNPRPWLQRLLSGLNLLLLLAGLATSLKHTWLNLTASPECVPETPPQVLSPMQSITEALRGGEACASGTEWGLFGLQVPHLTLLLFIVLLVLVWQQLRKKSRRSYFN
- a CDS encoding YdbL family protein, with product MRNRLASLLSLSALVLSLLAAPAWALSLDDAKSQGLVGERSNGYLGIVVSNPSGDVKALVADINSKRKQAYQDSASSAGVELQIIELRIGQRLQQKTGSGQYIQTEGGTWQRK
- a CDS encoding intermembrane phospholipid transport protein YdbH family protein, whose translation is MRPALWLLTPLLLLALLYALLPMLASYSIEHWLQARGIAQPRIELDYPQWNQLQIRSFSLTQQRSGQRIDLSTGPILIEYDPLDLIGRLHFNSLRITSLKLQVQTRASEHSAISALDLRPLLPAAWLALAPASRLQVGELELRLAAAGQPERSLQGNINLEDGHLHSRLQLRQDDSALGWIDLQLDSDNRFELRLQQGAHPLYQARGELRPGTDLLEIRLQHALELTEAWHWQLQLPTPLIPGEPAALQGRVDAQGVIRLPLDLDVHAWPQALSIEQTLSGPLQLALNREELQRVQLPLDARLQLRAGELHLSLPAGSRAELQGLTLPGFATTQASVELRSALDYRTRLAAFEAGVLQLPPIELLLKSPPLQHASGSLALDPISLDIDDLNPRQGSATGRVRMPSLRWQSPGQTLPDAALDTRFELKDGGLNQRFTLSLHDPALKLSGRANTRLSPLVSDIHWQASPLALHQAERLWNRYYPPAPPELGIDAGTLHHNGSANISTQGIALRLELHAEQLAGRWGAVELAGLDWRSSTLRRHGGRVLHQGQLRLDQLDAGFPVHQVALDYGYEQRLPQPAQLQLNSLSAQLLGGSLAVDSVTINPQSPTLDTQLRLQGLQLQRVLELQQQKGLSGEGLLSGILPLSFDASGFRVRDGRIASQGPGWIRFAPDARVAALGQAHQGMAMALQALKNFEYEVLSVDLQYDADGATLMNTRLQGRNPDWNNGRPVDFSINIEQNLLTLLKTLQFTDKLTESIEKRYR
- a CDS encoding EVE domain-containing protein — protein: MQCWLFKTEPDLFGIEDLARAADQTARWDEIRNYQARNFLRDDVKVGDQVFIYHSSCKAVGIAGLAEVVRAAYPDPSQFDPSHALFDAKAVVGSPRWFCVDVRLRQRFSDVIPLRQLKAMPELAGMTLLRQGRLSVQPVSDAERRAILGIL